A window of Pelagicoccus enzymogenes genomic DNA:
TTCGCTCGTCCGCAATAGCTGCTAACTCCAAGCCCGGCACCTTCCCTTCCTTGATCATTCGTGCATGAGCGCTCCCCATGTTTCCTAATCCGATGATACCGACGCGAACTGATTTATCCATGTCGCAATAATAGCAAAACGACCCCTTCTTTGGAATGGACTCAAAGGAGCTTCTTTTGCACTTTCCTGTCATCTCATGAAACAAGAAACATTCAGAGGTTTAAAACTTTCCCTCTGCGACCGCTTGATTCTCCACAACAATCCACCGGGCTGGAACTGGCGTTCCAATATTCCGGATTACTACAATCTTTGGATTGCACTCTCAGGACCGGGAAAAATGTGGATCAACGACGAACTCATCCCCTTCTCGGCAGGTACAGCCATTCTGCTGTATCCGAACGATAGCGTTTATGCGGAACGGCTCGACTCGGCGGGAATGCGAAACATTGGCTTGCACTTTAGGTGCATCAACGAGCCTACCAACAAAAGAGGACTTGAGGCATTCAAACTCCGTCCCATCCAACTGAGAAGATTAAGCCTGATTCACGAAATGGCACGTTACCTCTCTGAAGTTCCCCTATCGCAACAGGAAGAGGCGAACGATTGGGCGACTAAGATATTTCATGTGTTCGCCCGTGATTGGCTGCTCGGTCCGGAGGACCCTCGCGACCAGATTATTCGAGCCCAAGTTGAGCGAATTAAAGAACG
This region includes:
- a CDS encoding helix-turn-helix domain-containing protein, yielding MKQETFRGLKLSLCDRLILHNNPPGWNWRSNIPDYYNLWIALSGPGKMWINDELIPFSAGTAILLYPNDSVYAERLDSAGMRNIGLHFRCINEPTNKRGLEAFKLRPIQLRRLSLIHEMARYLSEVPLSQQEEANDWATKIFHVFARDWLLGPEDPRDQIIRAQVERIKERPYQSFPTEELAKEAGLSLSQYRRRFAKLTQTQPRTFSILQRLETAKRLLLESTLNIDQIAQALGFNDTPFFSRQFRKKTGMSPSEFRAQNREDSV